A DNA window from Terriglobia bacterium contains the following coding sequences:
- a CDS encoding PAS domain S-box protein, whose amino-acid sequence MSDARRAPEQDLSLTELVNQLAAQRRLDLRGYKLGTLQRRMSKRMRQLNIASHADYLRRIQEDPTEVNELLHAVLINVTEFFRDPPAWEVLRTSVFPELLGGMGSGDVFRAWCAGCASGEEPYSLAMLLADYFGERLPERDIKIYATDNDEEALNIARRAEYPRERLRRVRPQWREKYFQGNGTTLHLIRELRRLVIFGRSNILADAPISHCNLVICRNLLIYFDGASQQQIFKRLHYALEPNGILFLGKAESKLSESQVFRAVSPRWRIFQKLAPTDGPGRLDVREAGMADPASKHAAEEELHRKKLEQRHILDSLKSGVILLDGSDTVTTHNDAAMRILGIESTPITGQKIQKTEIADRCPELAARLEGNHRAPVQANFRCWLKAPSDGDQRLISVTLKPILREDGRRTGTLLHCEDVTPQERLRATVEQLESTSEELQSSNEELETANEELQSTNEELETTNEELQSTNEELETTNEELQSTNEELETANEELQTLNEELENMNQELEHRTRELNTHTQRYAETLHSMPFPVMLVDGSEKIQLWNAAAQKLLGVSSTTEPGVEVRQLPVSGKLLGALVRQCESVLESHRAAVLSKQVVKPGSRQQFDIHLTPVSRGDSGIDGVLIVFEPLNAAPAARSHGKAQTKKKAGAAANRKSGPSNKKSPRGKR is encoded by the coding sequence ATGTCTGACGCGCGCCGCGCCCCGGAACAAGACCTGTCACTGACCGAGCTGGTGAACCAACTGGCAGCCCAGCGTCGGCTTGATCTGCGCGGCTACAAGCTCGGGACGCTGCAACGGCGCATGAGCAAGCGCATGCGCCAACTGAACATCGCCAGCCATGCCGACTACTTGCGGCGCATTCAGGAAGATCCCACCGAGGTCAACGAGCTCCTCCACGCCGTGCTCATCAACGTGACGGAATTTTTTCGCGATCCGCCGGCCTGGGAAGTGCTGCGCACCAGCGTGTTTCCGGAACTGCTCGGCGGAATGGGCAGCGGCGATGTGTTCCGGGCGTGGTGCGCGGGCTGCGCCTCGGGCGAAGAGCCGTACTCGCTGGCCATGCTGCTGGCGGATTACTTCGGCGAGAGGCTGCCGGAGCGGGACATCAAGATCTATGCCACCGACAACGATGAAGAAGCGCTCAACATCGCGCGGCGCGCCGAGTATCCACGGGAGCGGTTGCGGCGAGTGCGCCCGCAATGGCGAGAAAAATACTTCCAGGGCAACGGCACCACGTTGCATCTCATCCGCGAACTGCGGCGTCTGGTGATCTTCGGGCGCAGCAACATCCTGGCAGACGCCCCGATCTCGCATTGCAACCTGGTCATCTGCCGCAACCTGCTGATCTATTTCGACGGCGCATCGCAGCAGCAGATCTTCAAACGGTTACACTACGCGCTGGAACCCAACGGGATTCTCTTCTTAGGAAAAGCGGAATCCAAGCTGAGCGAGTCGCAAGTTTTCCGCGCAGTCAGCCCGCGGTGGCGTATATTTCAAAAATTGGCGCCGACGGACGGCCCGGGCCGTCTCGACGTCAGGGAGGCCGGAATGGCCGATCCAGCCAGTAAGCACGCAGCCGAGGAGGAGCTGCACCGGAAGAAGTTGGAGCAGCGCCACATCCTGGACAGCCTGAAATCGGGAGTGATCCTGCTCGACGGCTCCGACACGGTAACCACGCACAACGATGCCGCCATGCGCATCTTGGGCATCGAATCAACCCCAATCACTGGGCAGAAAATTCAGAAGACCGAGATCGCCGACCGCTGTCCCGAATTGGCCGCCCGCCTCGAGGGCAACCACCGCGCGCCGGTGCAAGCGAATTTCCGATGCTGGCTCAAGGCGCCGAGTGACGGCGACCAGCGCCTGATTTCCGTGACCCTGAAACCCATTCTGCGGGAAGACGGCCGCCGTACCGGTACGCTGCTCCATTGCGAGGACGTGACTCCCCAGGAGAGACTGCGCGCCACGGTGGAACAGCTCGAATCCACCAGTGAGGAACTGCAGTCGTCCAACGAGGAACTGGAAACGGCGAACGAAGAGCTCCAGTCCACCAACGAGGAGTTGGAAACGACCAACGAGGAGTTGCAGTCCACCAACGAAGAGCTGGAAACCACCAACGAAGAGCTGCAGTCCACCAACGAAGAGCTGGAAACCGCCAACGAGGAACTGCAAACGCTGAACGAAGAGCTCGAGAACATGAACCAGGAGCTCGAGCACCGCACGCGGGAACTGAACACTCACACGCAGCGCTACGCGGAAACGCTGCACAGCATGCCGTTCCCGGTGATGCTGGTGGATGGTAGCGAAAAGATCCAACTGTGGAACGCGGCGGCGCAGAAGCTGCTGGGCGTGAGCAGCACCACCGAGCCAGGAGTAGAGGTCAGGCAACTGCCGGTAAGCGGCAAGCTGCTCGGTGCGCTCGTGCGGCAGTGCGAGTCGGTGCTGGAAAGCCATCGCGCGGCCGTGCTCAGCAAGCAGGTAGTGAAACCAGGAAGCAGACAGCAGTTTGATATTCATCTCACGCCCGTATCCCGCGGCGATTCGGGAATCGATGGCGTGCTGATCGTATTTGAGCCTTTGAATGCCGCGCCCGCGGCCAGAAGCCACGGCAAGGCGCAAACCAAGAAGAAAGCCGGAGCCGCGGCGAACCGGAAGTCCGGGCCGTCCAACAAGAAATCTCCGAGAGGGAAACGCTAG
- a CDS encoding chemotaxis protein CheB, producing MSERKSTATSTAHDVAQPRGKYDIVAIGASAGGLNSLFHFLGPLPPAFPSSILVVQHLSPEHPSHLAEVLQRKLKMNVRQAADGECMIAGTVYVAPPNLHLLAEPGRVRLLGSPAVHFLRPSIDLLFDSVAVNFGDRSVGVILSGTGRDGASGVRAIKAAGGVTMAEDPSKAEFSAMPYAAVATGCVEIVLPLSKLANSLIDLFNAKHV from the coding sequence ATGTCCGAGCGAAAAAGTACCGCCACCAGCACGGCGCATGATGTCGCGCAGCCGCGCGGCAAATATGACATTGTCGCCATCGGCGCTTCCGCCGGCGGGCTGAATTCCCTTTTCCATTTTTTGGGCCCGCTGCCACCGGCATTTCCGTCCAGTATCCTGGTTGTGCAGCACCTCAGTCCCGAACATCCCAGCCACCTAGCCGAAGTTCTGCAGCGCAAGCTGAAAATGAATGTGCGCCAGGCCGCGGACGGCGAATGCATGATTGCCGGTACGGTGTACGTGGCTCCGCCCAATCTGCACCTGCTGGCCGAACCGGGACGCGTGCGTCTTCTGGGCAGCCCGGCGGTGCACTTCTTGCGGCCTTCCATTGACCTGCTGTTCGATTCGGTGGCGGTGAACTTCGGTGATCGTTCCGTGGGCGTGATCCTAAGCGGGACGGGGCGCGACGGCGCCTCCGGCGTGCGCGCCATCAAGGCGGCGGGCGGCGTCACCATGGCCGAAGACCCGAGCAAGGCCGAGTTCAGCGCCATGCCCTACGCGGCGGTCGCCACCGGCTGCGTGGAAATCGTGCTACCGCTGTCCAAACTCGCCAACAGTTTGATAGATTTGTTCAACGCCAAACATGTCTGA